In Loxodonta africana isolate mLoxAfr1 unplaced genomic scaffold, mLoxAfr1.hap2 scaffold_166, whole genome shotgun sequence, a single window of DNA contains:
- the LOC135229214 gene encoding uncharacterized protein LOC135229214, translating to MNVRQWPGVSVWYKGFGTVPEAEGSLGLRALVSPLAEGAGGGRGGQAPIPQLGPQTRPGQSRDLGAALDTAFLPKPFKPPGPRALRSWIPWLDPPPPLQSHGDANFPDQLRLPGQRLPLAARRVAASARPHAASAPEDHSGWGKLEGATRAANPTSGLSNLWSPRDAGTGTRTPGAFPPHLRGARLVQSGSWSLHPAAGVSYLSENTAGKAARTPSALRRAIRPGPLTTRPSASGSNWLDGVEHGCWPGPAARVWGGRGGGWASRGKGGV from the exons atgaatgtccgccagtggcccgGTGTCAGCGTCTggtataaaggattcgggactgtgcctgaggcagaaggcagcctaggtctgcgg gccttggtttcccctctggcagagggagcaggtggggggcggggtgggcaggcccccatcccccagcttggcccgcaaacccgccccgggcagagtagggacctgggcgcagccctggacacggcctttctccccaagcccttcaagcccccaggcccgagggcactccgcagctggatcccgtgGCTGGACCCCCCTCCCCCGCTGCAAagccatggggatgcaaatttcccggaccagctgcgtctcccgggccagaggctccctctcgcagcccgtAGAGTGGCTGCATCCGCCCGCCCCCACGCAGCGTCCGCCCCCGAGGATCACTCGGGATGGGGTAAGCTGGAGGGGGCGAcgcgagctgctaacccaacgtccggactctccaacctctggagcccacgggatgctgggactgggacccgcactcctggtgccttccctccacaccttcgaggggccaggcttgttcagtctgggagctggtccctccacccagctgccggagtttcatacctttcagagaacacggcagggaaagcagcacgaacaccgtccgctctaaggcgcgccatccggcccggacccctcaccacccgtcccagcgcttccgggagtaactggctagatggcgtggaacatggctgctggcccggcccagcggcccgggtgtggggcgggcgtggggggggttgggcctccagagggaagggtggggtctag